Proteins from a single region of Enoplosus armatus isolate fEnoArm2 chromosome 6, fEnoArm2.hap1, whole genome shotgun sequence:
- the LOC139286413 gene encoding sodium/potassium/calcium exchanger 1-like → MYCTRRKRLQLSRILFLLSGVFLCTLYQLTISARLYEPLPMAQIGEDFGEGSTEGVEEATVETQGLEEPLTATHELEPTDQTTPEMHVVHHPDTTTDFKASTSTESPPSPTTNRTIVRCIYVAPEPPQETPTPAPAPPVTTITPASPGEAPRIKDEYPEDIFSIEDRRRGWVILHIFGMMYMFISLAIVCDEFFVPALGVITDKLAISDDVAGATFMAAGGSAPELFTSLIGVFIAHSNVGIGTIVGSAVFNILFVIGMCALFSREVLHLTWWPLFRDVSFYILDLILLIIFFLDNVIMWWESMMLVTSYTLYVIFMKFNAQIEQAFKNQLYKHKNIVRVIAVEEPEKTNGDEEDDAPPAPEDKNHLKLKPSLQRGGSSASLHNSTMRNTIFQLMIHTLDPLGEGKFKDKAETLNNVARRKAESKTQDKSEDGGGKSEQTKEPETAPAPETEKKEQPEDKKEDVPEGQDGSGGSGDDDDDDDDDDDDDDDDEEDNDESSEDEDEEDEDGGGGEEGEKEDEPLSLEWPDTRRKQATYLFLLPIIFPLWLTVPDVRNQKSRRFFAATFLGSILWIAVFSYLMVWWAHQVGETIGISEEIMGLTILAAGTSIPDLITSVIVARKGLGDMAVSSSVGSNIFDITVGLPVPWLLYSSFHSLAPVAVSSNGLFCAIVLLFIMLLFVIISIASCKWKMNKALGFTMFLLYFIFLVLSVMLEDRIIICPVSI, encoded by the exons ATGTATTGTACAAGAAGGAAGCGACTGCAGCTGAGCCGGatcctgtttctcctctctggggTTTTTCTCTGTACCCTCTACCAGCTGACCATCAGTGCCAGATTGTACGAGCCTTTGCCAATGGCTCAGATTGGAGAGGATTTTGGGGAAGGTTCAACAGAAGGGGTTGAGGAGGCTACTGTAGAGACTCAGGGGCTGGAGGAACCTCTCACTGCAACACATGAATTAGAGCCCACAGATCAGACAACACCAGAGATGCATGTGGTACATCATCCGGATACAACTACAGATTTTAAAGCATCCACCTCCACTGAATCTCCACCATCGCCAACTACAAACCGGACTATTGTGCGTTGCATCTATGTGGCCCCTGAGCCTCCGCAGGAGACACCCacaccagctccagctcctcctgtaaCCACCATCACTCCAGCTTCTCCTGGTGAAGCTCCACGTATTAAAGATGAATACCCTGAAGATATCTTTTCTATTGAAGACCGCAGACGAGGCTGGGTGATCCTCCACATTTTTGGGATGATGTACATGTTCATTTCACTTGCGATTGTGTGTGATGAGTTCTTTGTTCCTGCGCTGGGGGTAATCACAGACAAGTTAGCCATCTCTGACGATGTGGCAGGAGCCACCTTCATGGCTGCCGGAGGTTCAGCTCCTGAGCTTTTCACCTCCTTGATAGGAGTCTTCATCGCCCACAGCAACGTGGGTATTGGCACAATCGTTGGTTCAGCAGtcttcaacattttgtttgtgattggaatgtgtgctttgttttcGCGGGAGGTACTTCATCTAACCTGGTGGCCACTTTTCAGAGATGTGTCCTTCTACATACTTGACCTCATCTTACTCATCATCTTCTTCCTGGATAATGTCATAATGTGGTGGGAGAGCATGATGCTGGTGACCAGTTACACTCTCTATGTGATTTTCATGAAGTTCAATGCGCAAATAGAGCAGGCCTTCAAGAACCAACTCTACAAACACAAGAACATTGTCAGAGTTATTGCTGTGGAGGAACCTGAAAAG ACAAATGGGGACGAGGAAGATGATGCCCCTCCTGCTCCAGAGGACAAGAATCATTTAAAG TTGAAGCCATCCCTTCAGCGAGGGGGAAGTTCAGCTTCTTTACACAACAGCACCATGAGAAACACCATCTTTCAACTTATGATCCACACATTAGACCCTCTAGGAGAGG GGAAATTTAAGGATAAGGCTGAGACTCTGAATAATGTGGCTAGACGGAAGGCAGAGAGCAAAACTCAAGACAAAAGTGAAG ATGGTGGGGGGAAAAGTGAGCAGACCAAAGAGCCAGAAACCGCCCCGGCcccagagacagagaagaaggagcAACCGGAGGACAAGAAG GAGGATGTGCCAGAAGGACAGGACGGGTCAGGAGGGTcgggagatgatgatgatgatgatgatgatgatgatgatgatgatgatgatgacgaagaGGACAACGATGAGTccagtgaagatgaagatgaggaggatgaagatggtGGTGGGGGAGAAGAAGGGGAGAAAGAAGATGAACCTCTGTCTTTAGAGTGGCCCGACACACGACGTAAACAAGCCACCTACCTCTTCCTGCTGCCCATAATCTTCCCTCTGTGGCTCACAGTTCCAGATGTGCGCAACCAG AAATCTAGAAGATTCTTTGCGGCCACCTTCCTGGGCTCTATTCTGTGGATTGCTGTGTTCTCCTACCTCATGGTGTGGTGGGCACATCAG GTGGGTGAGACCATCGGCATCTCAGAGGAGATTATGGGCCTGACAATCCTGGCTGCAGGGACGTCCATCCCCGACCTCATTACCAGTGTGATTGTGGCGCGTAAAGGCCTGGGGGACATGGCTGTGTCCAGCTCTGTGGGCAGTAACATCTTCGACATCACAGTGGG CCTGCCAGTCCCATGGCTCCTGTACTCATCATTCCACAGTTTGGCTCCAGTGGCCGTCAGCAGCAACGGGCTCTTCTGTGCCATCGTGCTGCTCTTCATCATGCTCCTCTTTGTCATCATCTCCATTGCATCCTGCAAGTGGAAGATGAACAAGGCACTGGGTTTCACCATGTTCCTGCTCTACTTTATCTTCCTGGTGCTTAGCGTGATGCTAGAGGATCGCATCATTATCTGCCCTGTTTCCATCTGA